The Prosthecobacter vanneervenii genome has a segment encoding these proteins:
- a CDS encoding ATP-binding protein produces the protein MKSSSLASEALAAWTIEALNDGEKSLARQELPELDLLAFFRPFAAAKVPSSVSLAMVGFGKNADELKKIAHKAGVTCFSHFADDLHEAANWRNQRKKHPIIVAYARGKTAGVNTLRHFAGATSRELTLTLLRWAAKQQVFTNTQAHTKLLEVLGSMVEKDDIFSFEQVRCYLEVWSTVKTGGEPRDALPALGLLPDPNLFTDIMLVGKRLEQNQLMMSLLRDRTAGQMEAVRKRLNKALEKSKDTKEIKKRIKTFDKLQEVRRSPIVSELSVVTLDDALSVFAPPPADQHQEPQDPTEDEDDTSNRILNEKKLERTCAEALLDNREEDLEQNATALSEGLREALDSSDKVGDEGEWSCEVNVAGEPQPFQGRLDRNFVGWVRHFCQVDVWGGLIETNIPDIKRALEDFDRPGTLRLRPEELLQRSGKKHGLTSLLRDWDADLDAGTDLVGLWEQAKTLRSKLLSSLEELTHFPLDWFAGKTAVRTIAEEYMRIFGCLFGTVSKHYGAMVQTDPTWAKTTLDGLLALDLVQVRTRQQDGKVLTKVVLLPTHPLHLWRYWRLSNILRGLGEDLHPADRAAVIQEASAPVQFLSVIYASTLPDGRGAGRVLPVANDLHHLATFENLQNAYSGPDGQDALVYSVERFAAAHPLHVRPLRVVLVNPPLAGQLLLGLLKMLDGRKKRLVEKLRVEVRGTPHQAARLNEALLFDTREREIIEEKVASGRLELIVDRQPLPLDQILYGLKARPAHLVAVFDEAPVHVRRGGSGQRLPMSPFCARRKVAFHRRSNELRLEPTSGDPPFFEFIELIKHAEGVEGEGTPYAWPEAEALRQAVDSVVSPSDSSEEFGAQWFFLADRALPEEGEMRAQRLLRRREGQRQVLLASRDYESLARLMLPVFEVDTPNLLMPVPALQRLMAEGAHLIGAGLLDLVKAQEGRVDARRVIGLMGALLAARDYMRQHPKALLVSTDSQLARTWLRLGTQGDRCDLLGLREAHGHLIVECIEVKTTKGKPRDESDAEIARACEQVAATRKAIEEGLGDTSAAEKHGHYLSAPRNEMLKEVLVQGCMGRYADSEVREQWSHWLTRLFGPAPEQPQMNGCVVDVALGSAEEKPSSIFKSAHGDILLLHLNEMDVQRLLDPEGEEEEPPGNVPPANEPKPPIPPSSRAKQDSKGKPAPTKSTLVSVQQVPPAFTGAAQIILGADRSKDPVVWSPAIASNPHLMIAGLPGMGKTTCLINICQQLVQGGVIPIVFSYHDDIDDKLAAIFPDLATSDVRSLGFNPMRVTESTEHAHIESAGQLRDIFAAIFPDLGELQLKTLYGSLKTSFEEHGWGGTKRPTKVPAFRRFFELLNEQERPDSRTQTLLARLEELDDLGFFKAESGTRSLLDTTNPQVLCVHCSKSEPLQKAFASFSLYSIYQDMFRRGRQERITHAVIFDEAHRAAKLKLLPTMAKECRKYGIALIVASQEARDFDSSLLANIANYLVLRVTDQDAKVLSRKIASSDAQKRMTDKLKALPKYEAFFSTEGRKQPVQLVLGGS, from the coding sequence ATGAAAAGCTCTTCTCTTGCTTCTGAAGCTCTCGCCGCCTGGACGATTGAGGCCTTAAATGATGGCGAAAAATCGTTAGCACGGCAGGAACTGCCGGAACTGGACCTGCTCGCGTTTTTTCGTCCTTTTGCCGCAGCCAAGGTTCCGTCAAGTGTGTCTCTCGCGATGGTGGGTTTTGGCAAAAATGCGGATGAACTGAAGAAAATAGCTCACAAGGCGGGCGTTACCTGTTTCAGCCACTTTGCCGATGACCTTCATGAAGCCGCGAATTGGCGCAACCAGCGAAAAAAGCACCCCATCATTGTGGCCTATGCGAGAGGCAAAACAGCCGGGGTAAACACGTTACGACACTTTGCGGGAGCCACATCTCGCGAACTCACACTGACATTGCTTCGATGGGCAGCGAAACAGCAAGTGTTCACAAACACTCAGGCTCATACTAAATTGCTCGAAGTTCTTGGTTCCATGGTGGAAAAGGACGACATCTTCTCTTTCGAGCAGGTTCGATGTTATCTGGAGGTATGGAGCACAGTCAAAACCGGAGGAGAGCCTCGCGATGCGCTCCCAGCACTTGGCCTACTGCCAGACCCGAACCTCTTTACCGACATAATGCTCGTCGGAAAGCGATTGGAGCAAAATCAGCTGATGATGTCCCTCCTTCGTGACCGTACCGCTGGTCAGATGGAGGCGGTTCGCAAACGGCTGAACAAGGCTTTAGAGAAGTCCAAGGACACCAAGGAAATCAAAAAGCGAATCAAGACCTTTGATAAGCTACAAGAGGTTCGTCGAAGTCCAATTGTAAGTGAGCTTTCGGTCGTCACACTGGATGATGCGCTTTCCGTCTTCGCTCCGCCGCCTGCCGATCAGCATCAAGAACCGCAAGATCCGACTGAAGACGAAGATGATACTAGTAACCGCATCCTCAACGAGAAGAAGCTCGAAAGGACGTGCGCTGAGGCTTTGCTCGACAATCGCGAGGAAGACCTGGAACAAAATGCCACTGCGCTCAGCGAGGGATTGCGTGAGGCTCTAGACTCAAGTGATAAAGTAGGGGACGAGGGCGAATGGAGTTGCGAGGTGAATGTGGCGGGTGAACCCCAGCCTTTCCAAGGAAGGCTGGACCGGAACTTCGTCGGCTGGGTGCGGCATTTCTGTCAAGTGGATGTTTGGGGAGGCTTGATCGAGACAAATATCCCGGACATCAAGCGGGCATTGGAAGACTTTGATCGTCCCGGTACGCTGCGTCTCAGGCCAGAAGAGCTTTTGCAGAGAAGTGGCAAAAAGCATGGCCTTACCTCGCTGCTGCGGGATTGGGATGCGGACCTTGATGCGGGAACCGATCTGGTTGGTCTCTGGGAGCAGGCGAAGACGCTGCGATCCAAATTGCTAAGCTCCCTTGAAGAGTTGACGCATTTCCCACTCGACTGGTTCGCCGGAAAAACCGCCGTCCGTACCATTGCTGAGGAATACATGCGCATATTTGGCTGCCTTTTCGGCACCGTTTCCAAGCATTACGGAGCGATGGTACAGACCGATCCTACTTGGGCCAAGACCACGCTGGATGGTCTGCTGGCACTAGATCTCGTGCAGGTGAGGACGAGGCAGCAGGACGGCAAGGTGCTCACCAAGGTAGTACTACTCCCAACGCATCCTCTACATCTCTGGCGCTACTGGAGGCTCAGTAACATCCTCCGTGGTTTGGGTGAGGATTTGCACCCTGCAGACCGTGCTGCCGTTATACAGGAAGCCAGCGCGCCTGTTCAGTTCCTCAGTGTCATCTACGCCAGCACGCTGCCAGACGGACGTGGCGCAGGTCGAGTGCTGCCTGTGGCGAATGACCTGCACCATCTCGCGACCTTTGAGAACCTGCAGAATGCCTACTCTGGGCCAGACGGGCAGGATGCACTCGTTTACTCGGTGGAGCGTTTTGCTGCCGCCCATCCTTTGCATGTACGTCCGCTACGAGTAGTGCTTGTTAACCCGCCATTGGCCGGTCAACTGTTGCTTGGATTGCTAAAGATGCTGGACGGGCGTAAGAAGCGCTTGGTGGAAAAACTCCGCGTCGAAGTGCGTGGCACACCGCATCAAGCTGCACGTCTCAATGAAGCGCTGCTTTTTGACACGCGCGAACGCGAAATCATTGAGGAAAAAGTGGCATCGGGACGGCTGGAACTCATTGTGGACCGTCAGCCCTTACCGCTGGATCAAATTCTCTATGGCTTGAAAGCCCGCCCAGCGCACTTGGTGGCTGTTTTCGATGAAGCGCCAGTGCATGTTCGTCGCGGTGGCAGTGGACAACGGCTTCCCATGAGCCCCTTCTGCGCCCGGCGCAAAGTCGCGTTTCACCGTCGCTCGAACGAGCTGCGGCTGGAACCCACCTCGGGCGATCCGCCGTTCTTTGAGTTCATCGAACTCATTAAACATGCCGAAGGTGTGGAAGGCGAGGGCACTCCCTATGCGTGGCCTGAGGCGGAAGCGCTACGCCAAGCAGTGGACAGCGTGGTCAGCCCGTCGGATTCGTCCGAAGAATTTGGCGCTCAGTGGTTCTTCCTCGCCGACCGTGCACTACCTGAGGAGGGCGAGATGAGGGCGCAACGACTGCTTCGTCGCCGTGAAGGTCAGCGCCAAGTGCTCCTTGCCTCACGTGACTACGAATCGCTCGCCCGTCTCATGTTGCCGGTCTTTGAGGTGGACACCCCCAATTTGCTCATGCCTGTGCCCGCGTTGCAAAGGCTAATGGCGGAGGGGGCCCACCTCATCGGGGCTGGATTGCTCGATCTCGTGAAAGCTCAGGAAGGTCGAGTGGATGCCCGCCGTGTTATCGGGTTGATGGGCGCGCTGCTGGCAGCCCGCGACTACATGCGCCAACATCCCAAGGCTCTGCTCGTCTCCACCGACTCGCAACTCGCTCGCACCTGGCTTCGTCTCGGCACTCAGGGAGACCGCTGTGATCTGCTGGGGCTCCGCGAAGCGCACGGTCATCTAATCGTCGAGTGCATTGAAGTGAAAACCACCAAGGGAAAGCCTCGCGATGAAAGCGATGCTGAGATCGCTAGAGCCTGCGAACAAGTCGCCGCCACGCGCAAAGCCATCGAGGAAGGCCTTGGCGATACCAGCGCGGCTGAAAAGCATGGTCATTATCTCTCAGCTCCTCGGAATGAAATGCTCAAGGAAGTGCTCGTGCAGGGATGCATGGGACGATATGCCGATTCCGAGGTGCGCGAACAATGGTCTCACTGGCTCACGCGACTTTTTGGCCCTGCGCCGGAACAGCCGCAGATGAATGGCTGCGTCGTCGATGTGGCCCTCGGCAGCGCGGAAGAAAAGCCATCCAGCATCTTTAAGTCTGCGCATGGAGACATTTTACTGCTACATCTTAACGAGATGGACGTGCAGCGATTGCTTGACCCAGAAGGCGAAGAAGAGGAACCGCCTGGAAATGTCCCACCTGCAAACGAGCCAAAGCCTCCTATTCCCCCATCATCTCGCGCCAAACAGGACAGTAAGGGCAAACCAGCGCCAACAAAATCCACTCTGGTTTCTGTGCAGCAAGTTCCACCAGCCTTTACAGGCGCTGCACAGATTATTTTGGGTGCAGATCGCTCTAAGGACCCCGTTGTTTGGTCGCCGGCGATTGCCAGCAATCCTCATCTTATGATTGCGGGACTGCCAGGTATGGGCAAGACCACTTGTCTAATTAACATCTGCCAGCAGCTCGTGCAGGGAGGGGTCATCCCCATCGTGTTCTCTTACCATGATGACATAGATGACAAACTAGCAGCGATCTTCCCAGACCTTGCCACTAGCGATGTCCGAAGCCTTGGCTTCAATCCCATGCGTGTTACCGAGAGCACCGAGCATGCCCACATCGAGAGCGCCGGTCAATTGCGCGACATCTTCGCCGCCATTTTCCCCGACCTCGGTGAGCTACAGTTAAAAACTTTGTATGGTTCTCTCAAAACCAGCTTTGAAGAGCACGGATGGGGTGGAACCAAGCGCCCCACCAAAGTTCCCGCATTCCGTCGTTTTTTTGAACTGCTCAATGAACAAGAGCGCCCCGACTCCCGCACGCAGACTTTGTTAGCCCGACTTGAAGAGCTGGATGACCTGGGTTTTTTCAAAGCCGAGAGCGGCACTCGTAGCCTTCTCGATACAACGAATCCGCAAGTCCTCTGTGTACACTGCTCCAAGAGCGAACCACTTCAAAAGGCGTTTGCTAGCTTCTCGCTCTACAGTATCTACCAGGACATGTTCCGTCGTGGTCGACAGGAACGGATCACCCATGCCGTGATCTTCGACGAAGCCCACCGCGCCGCTAAGCTAAAGCTTCTGCCCACCATGGCTAAGGAGTGCCGCAAATATGGCATCGCGCTTATTGTTGCTTCGCAAGAAGCAAGAGATTTTGATTCTAGCCTCTTGGCGAATATTGCTAATTACCTTGTCCTTCGAGTAACCGACCAAGATGCGAAAGTTCTGTCCCGGAAGATTGCTTCATCTGATGCACAAAAGCGTATGACGGACAAATTGAAGGCTTTACCAAAATACGAGGCCTTTTTCTCAACAGAAGGCAGAAAACAACCCGTTCAATTGGTTCTGGGGGGCAGTTGA